Below is a window of Archaeoglobus neptunius DNA.
CATCACTTCTCAGATTGGAGGGAAAGAGCTTTATATTTCTTGAATATCTGCTACTGCTGTGAAGGTTGCTCTTGGGGGAACTTTCGAGCCTCTGCATGAGGGACACAAAAAACTGATAGATGTGGCAGTAAAGCTTGGGGGGAAGGAGATAACAATTGGAATAACAAGTGACAGGATGGCAAGAGCGAGAATGAGGAGTGTTTTGCCCTTCTCAATCAGAGCCGAAAATGTGAGGAGATATGTGAAGAAAAAATACGGTTTTGAGCCTGAAATTGTGAAAATTACCAATCCGTACGGAAAAACTCTTGAGGTCGACTTTGAGTATCTTGTGGTATCTCCTGAAACCTACGAAACGGCGTTGAAAATAAACGAAAAAAGGGCGGAGATGGGAAAGAGGAAAATCACAATTGTGAGGGTCGACTGGGTGATGGCTGAGGATGGCAGACCGATCTCATCCACAAGGATTAAGAGGGGAGAGATCGACAGATATGGCGGAGTTATCTGAATTTGCGTTTTTTAAACTACACGATCCACACTCTCCTTCCCTCCTCCACAAATATCTGCCTCGCAGCAATTTTGGCAAGCAGATCGCCGATTCTCTCAACGTGTCTCGCAGTTAAAGCTGCATTGACATCGCAGTGGTGTTCGATTTCCTCCATTGCCTCAACGTATATCGCATCTATTATGTTGTCTAGCTCAATCATCCTGTCTCTTAAACCGCTGGTATCGTCGTACCCTCTCCTGACCGTATTAAACATCTCTTTCAGGTGTTTTTCAGCCTCAAAAATGATGGTTGGAAGTTTACACTCGTACAGCGATACCTCCTGAGCGAGATCAGCGATCCTCTCGTAGGATGACGAGATCCTCATCATACTGATTGCAAATCTCAGATCTCTCGCAACTGGCTGAAATAGAGCTATGAAAGTCGTACAGGCGTAGTTTATATCGGTATCAAGAACGTCTGTCTGCTGTTCAATTTTGGATATCTCCCTTACGACTCTCTTGTTGCCGTTCATAGCTTCAAAAGCAAGTTTCACACTCCTTTCAGCAAGCTCGTGCATAACGAGAATATCATTTTTTATGGCCGTTTCCTTCTCTATCAACCTCTTCATCCTATCCTCCCCGTAAGGTATCTTTCCGTAAGTTCTTTCTCTGGTTTTTCGAAAACTTTCTCGGTTTTTCCAACCTCTATCAGCTCACCCATATACAGAAAGGCGACGTAATCACTTATTCTCGCAGCCTGAGAGGGAGAGTGAGTTACGATTACGACGGTGTACTCTTTTTTGAGTTCGTATATCAAATCCTCGATTTTTTCAGTGGCTATTGGGTCGAGGTTTGCTGTCGGCTCATCCATCAAAAGCACTTCCGGTTTTAAAGCCAGAGCCCTCGCAATGCACAGCCTTTGCTGCTGTCCACCACTCAGGTTCGTTGGAAAATCGTAGAGTCTGTCTTTTACCTCATCCCAGAGTGCCGCCTTCTCCAGTGCCCACACAACCCTCTCCTTCAGCTTCGATCTGGGTATTCCGTTCAGTCTGAGTCCGACAGCTACATTCTCGTAAATGTTTAGATGCGGGAACGGATTTACCTGCTGAAAAACCATGCCCACACGCCTTCGGACATCTATCGGGTTCATTGAAAAAACACTCTTCCCGTAAAGCTTTATATCTCCCTCGATCCTTACGCTGTCCTGCAACTCGAGAAGCCTATTTATAGCTCTAAGAAGCGTTGACTTTCCGCATCCGCTCGGACCCATTATAGCAAAAACAACATTTTCCGGAATGC
It encodes the following:
- a CDS encoding phosphate ABC transporter ATP-binding protein; this encodes MSAIEIRNLNIYYGRNHVIKSVNFRIPENVVFAIMGPSGCGKSTLLRAINRLLELQDSVRIEGDIKLYGKSVFSMNPIDVRRRVGMVFQQVNPFPHLNIYENVAVGLRLNGIPRSKLKERVVWALEKAALWDEVKDRLYDFPTNLSGGQQQRLCIARALALKPEVLLMDEPTANLDPIATEKIEDLIYELKKEYTVVIVTHSPSQAARISDYVAFLYMGELIEVGKTEKVFEKPEKELTERYLTGRIG
- a CDS encoding PhoU domain-containing protein produces the protein MKRLIEKETAIKNDILVMHELAERSVKLAFEAMNGNKRVVREISKIEQQTDVLDTDINYACTTFIALFQPVARDLRFAISMMRISSSYERIADLAQEVSLYECKLPTIIFEAEKHLKEMFNTVRRGYDDTSGLRDRMIELDNIIDAIYVEAMEEIEHHCDVNAALTARHVERIGDLLAKIAARQIFVEEGRRVWIV
- a CDS encoding phosphopantetheine adenylyltransferase, with the translated sequence MKVALGGTFEPLHEGHKKLIDVAVKLGGKEITIGITSDRMARARMRSVLPFSIRAENVRRYVKKKYGFEPEIVKITNPYGKTLEVDFEYLVVSPETYETALKINEKRAEMGKRKITIVRVDWVMAEDGRPISSTRIKRGEIDRYGGVI